A stretch of Paenibacillus peoriae DNA encodes these proteins:
- a CDS encoding carboxymuconolactone decarboxylase family protein: MTVMDEKVHAYKDQISHLEDQLPEVVHAYHRFTGECFQAGSLDEKTKQLIALGIGLFANNEVCTFYHVDEARSKGASDQEIMETIAVAAAVGGGHALSQGVTRVQKALQ; encoded by the coding sequence ATGACGGTTATGGACGAAAAAGTACATGCATATAAGGATCAAATCAGCCATTTGGAAGATCAGTTGCCCGAGGTAGTTCATGCATATCATCGCTTTACCGGAGAGTGCTTTCAAGCCGGCAGCTTAGATGAGAAAACCAAGCAACTGATTGCACTAGGCATTGGCTTATTTGCCAACAATGAAGTATGCACGTTTTATCACGTAGACGAGGCGCGGTCCAAAGGAGCTAGTGATCAGGAAATTATGGAGACCATTGCTGTAGCCGCAGCGGTAGGTGGAGGACATGCTCTAAGTCAAGGGGTTACGCGTGTACAGAAGGCGTTGCAATAA
- a CDS encoding xanthine phosphoribosyltransferase: MEVLKERIINEGVIASDQVLKLDGLLNHQVDPELTMAMGREFAARFREEKITRIVTVESSGIAIGFATALELGVPLVFARRKKTLLADPDALCERVPSFTKGIVTDIMLSRQFIHEDDRVLFIDDIIANGDAARGMVKIIQRSGAELVGFGVAVEKSFQAGARTIREQGIRVESLVKISSLADGKIEFAE; this comes from the coding sequence ATGGAAGTATTAAAGGAACGAATTATAAATGAAGGCGTGATTGCATCAGATCAGGTGCTGAAGCTGGATGGTTTGCTTAATCACCAGGTTGATCCGGAGCTGACAATGGCAATGGGACGAGAGTTCGCAGCACGTTTCCGAGAAGAGAAGATTACCAGAATAGTGACCGTGGAGTCCTCAGGCATTGCTATCGGGTTTGCGACAGCATTGGAATTGGGTGTCCCGTTGGTATTCGCTCGTCGTAAAAAGACCCTACTAGCTGATCCAGACGCGCTGTGTGAACGCGTACCTTCGTTTACTAAAGGTATTGTTACGGATATTATGCTGTCTCGTCAATTTATTCACGAAGATGATCGTGTTCTTTTCATTGATGATATTATCGCTAATGGTGATGCGGCGCGAGGCATGGTTAAAATCATTCAACGCTCCGGAGCTGAGTTGGTTGGATTCGGTGTCGCGGTGGAAAAAAGCTTTCAGGCCGGAGCGAGAACCATCCGTGAGCAGGGTATTCGTGTAGAGTCATTGGTCAAAATTTCGTCGTTAGCGGACGGTAAGATTGAGTTTGCTGAATAG
- a CDS encoding DedA family protein, with protein sequence MGQILAWILEYGYLAMFGLLALGVAGMPIPDEVLMIAFGGLVSQGHYNFIAALAVTFFGSMTGMMLSYTLGRLLGKPLLHRYGKWVRLTPSRIASSENWFGRYGTWGILFGYFVPGLRHVSSYLAGTTRLGVFRYITYASAGALLWCGTFLGIGHAVGLHWEQVAKLMEKVTHRVGLIVILLIVVGGISVWFWNKRKKNVT encoded by the coding sequence ATGGGTCAAATCCTTGCATGGATACTAGAATACGGATATTTGGCAATGTTCGGCTTGCTTGCACTTGGAGTAGCAGGTATGCCGATACCCGACGAAGTGCTAATGATCGCCTTCGGCGGGCTCGTGTCTCAAGGGCACTACAACTTCATTGCTGCACTGGCAGTCACATTTTTCGGTAGTATGACGGGTATGATGCTTAGCTACACACTAGGGCGTCTGCTGGGAAAACCACTTTTGCATCGATACGGAAAATGGGTGAGGCTTACGCCTTCTAGGATTGCCTCTTCTGAAAATTGGTTTGGGCGCTATGGGACCTGGGGAATTCTGTTCGGATATTTTGTCCCCGGCTTGAGACATGTATCCTCATATCTGGCAGGCACAACCCGTCTAGGCGTTTTTCGCTATATCACTTATGCATCAGCAGGAGCTTTGCTGTGGTGCGGAACATTTTTGGGGATTGGACATGCGGTGGGCTTGCATTGGGAGCAGGTGGCGAAGCTAATGGAGAAGGTGACGCATCGGGTAGGGCTGATCGTTATTCTTTTAATCGTTGTGGGAGGAATCTCCGTATGGTTCTGGAATAAGCGTAAAAAAAATGTCACATGA